The following are from one region of the Falco biarmicus isolate bFalBia1 chromosome 1, bFalBia1.pri, whole genome shotgun sequence genome:
- the METTL27 gene encoding LOW QUALITY PROTEIN: methyltransferase-like protein 27 (The sequence of the model RefSeq protein was modified relative to this genomic sequence to represent the inferred CDS: deleted 1 base in 1 codon) produces the protein MWLPAAVRERVAAVHGGAALPERLRQYDGWAARYEQDVAALEYRAPHLAAASLSFAFPAPPAGARLLDVACGTGLVARELHRRGFRCLHGVDGSAGMLEQARSTGLYRQLQRCVLGQEPLPVPPEHYDAVMVVGALGEGQVPSAALPELLRVTKPGGFLCLTTRSNPSNLRYKAELEAVLEKLERQGAWQKVLAQEVERWERATSEEESTQGTGYISGVVYIYRKCPVPPLEEG, from the exons ATGTGGCTGCCGGCGGCGGTGCGGGAGCGGGTGGCGGCGGTGCACGGCGGTGCGGCGCTGCCCGAGCGCCTGCGGCAGTACGATGGCTGGGCCGCCCGCTACGAGCAG GATGTGGCGGCGCTGGAGTACCGGGCTCCGCACCTGGCCGCCGCTTCGCTCTCATTCGCCttccccgcgccgcccgccggggcGCGGCTGCTCGACGTGGCCTGTGGCACTGGGCTGGTAGCGCGGGAG CTCCACCGCCGCGGCTTCCGCTGCCTGCACGGCGTGGACGGCAGCGCggggatgctggagcaggcgCGGAGCACCGGCCTCTACCGGCAGCTGCAGCGG TGTGTCCTGGGCCAGGAGCCCCTGCCCGTGCCCCCAG AGCACTACGATGCCGTGATGGTGGTGGGGGCCCTGGGCGAGGGGCAGGTGCCAAGTGCAGCTTTGCCGGAGCTGCTGCGTGTCACCAAGCCGG GAGGTTTCCTCTGCCTGACTACAAGGAGCAACCCCTCGAACCTGCGGTacaaggcagagctggaggcagtgcTGGAGAAGCTGGAGAGGCAGGGAGCCTGGCAGAAGGTGCTGGCCCAGGAGGTGGAGCGCTGGGAGAGGGCCACCTCCGAGGAGGAGAGCACCCAGGGCACCGGCTACATCTCCGGAGTGGTCTACATCTATCGAAAATGCCCTGTCCCCCCCCTTGAGGAGGGATAA